The segment TTGTGAAGTGCGTCTATGTGATCTAGGATAATGATAGAAATTGATAGAATTTGATAGACAATAGTAGATGTAATGCCATTGGTTGCCCCTTTGAATAAAGGGTAAGGTGTTCAAGATGCTAATGTGTGTTCATATTAAATATTCCTAGAAAATAATTATGTAATTGCTATGGATTTAGAATTTTAAAAGTGATATTGTTAAACCATCAACCTTACATAAAATTATGGTACAACTTGTACAATTATTTGATGTTTATTCAAAAGAAAATAGGCATTTAATTCATGTAGGGGTGGACCTTCAAGAGGGTCACTTACAGAATAgtaaattaataattttaattgAACTTAAACTTAGTCTTAAACTGTGCAGAAAAGAAAATATGCATTTAATTCATGTAGGGGTGGACCTTCAAGAGGGGCACTTACAGAATAgtaaattaataattttaattgAACTTAAGGACATGATGTCAATGTCAACCACTTTGTACTTATCATATACCCATAATAAATACTACATGTTATCTAAGTATGGGTTGTCCCTAAAAAATAGTAAGGGGGGAGAATAttagattatatatttatataataaggAATTCAGATCTATTCAATCATGTATATAAATATTATGAATACCAActatatgtgtacatgtgtacgtatgtaaataattaataaattaataagtagTTCAACTAAAGGAATAATATTAAACCATTTATGTTAACATTGTTAAATGATTTTTATTTCAATAATAATGGCCcttgattaattatttttaatatatgtatatgtaaattaaCATATTGATATATACATTAGTTAATTATACTAATTTTATTTTAGATTAAATAATAGGGTCGTAGAGGGATCACTTAATGTTAGTTTACTCTACTTTTTGAGGTAATGATCTATCTCAGGTTGAGAACTAtaagattaaattaaaaaatttatgtgAGAACAATTGTTTCCTTCATCTTTATTCTTTAGCCTTCTTTTTCAATCAAACAAGGACAATGAGGAAAATTTAGAGAAATAGTCCAATCTTTGTAAATAGTTGCACTAATTAGCTACTTTATTATTACTATAAgacaattaaaaattcaaattgtcTTCGAATACATCCTATAGTACTCTCATGATGACATGATTCCCCCTTCTATAACCACTTATTAAACCCTATGGGAATTGGTTCTTAAAATATTATATCATTGAGGTCTCTCTTAGAAAGATAACAAAATTTCGTAGGATAATTGTTCATCAATTTAAGGGAGCACATAAATAATTTTGTATACCAACTTGAGTTTTTTCATGTTCTCCACTATTGAGTGGTGTTTAATATTGTTGTTGCACGTGTAATATCATTTGGTGCATATTTTATGCTACCATGTCAACCATGGTTGATATGTTTGTAGCATCTTATCAAAATAAATATTGTTTGTGTGTTTTTCTAAAGGTGCAAATAGTGGGTATCATGTTTGATATCAAATCCTAGATTCCAATACTAAGAACCCTAAGTATGTCTGAGTGTATATGATCAAAAGTATCTTGGGAGGAAAGAGTGTACATTTTTTGCACTTCGGGTAAAGTTGAAATTAAATTAATACTACATTCTTGAATGTGATGCTTTCAAGGCTAGTAGGGACAGTTATCAAAACATCCTGGTAGCCAGCTCTTGGGATAATTTATTCAACAAGGGGTTTGTGGAGAAGTTAGGGGTACTCATCATCACGCCACACAAGAAATGAGTTAAAATGTAGAAGTTGGTTTGTGAAGGGGTATGTTCCATAGGCTATATTTAGCCTCGTGGATGTTAAAAttatttctttttgtctttctaTGTTTACCAACTCCATGGTGATGCATGCGTATGAAAAATTCATGAATAATTTTCTAGGTTATAATATATAAAGTCTCATTAGCTACATCCTACAATGATGTTTAGATTTGTATTTGTATTCTTCTCAAACTCCTATGTAGAATTTGATTCCTTAGGCACTTGAGTATGGAAACTCTTCTTACATGAATATTTTGAGGATCTTATGAGCCCTAGTTGTCTAGTAATAAGTAACCTTTTTAGTAATTGCATCAaagaaatttaatataaaataggGTATTTCTAAATTTTATTGAATTCATGTCTTTTCTTCTAGTATTGAAGTAAACTTGTGATTTAATCCATTATCAATTTCAAGGTTTATTTCCAATGAAATATGGTGCCTAAGTAAACTCTAGCTAGTAGAAAGTCTTGCAAAACTCACCATTCTTAATATATTGGTGCTAATGCTAGAAGTAGACACTTGTACATTCTATTATTGTTTACAATAATATATATAACTAGTTAAGTAATTCCTTATATATCTCACTTTATTTTTGAACCCCATTGTGTTATGAGTTATTTAATCTttgtaaaatataattaaatatcattttaaTTTAAGGTACCACTTGTTTAAAATGATAAGAAATGTAAGGGACTTTTTAGATAGTTTTGTGTGCATAGTGATCACTCTACCCTTATTGAGTATGTTCTAGTATTATATTGATGCATAAGTGTATAAGGGTATATTAGGAACTATCACCATATGCATCCTCATAGATAATTTTAATGGTGTTAGAACGTTAGACACCTACCTCTTCTAATAGTAACATTGGGATGCCTTATATGTCACTTCTAGATTATCTCCTAATATCATTTTTATGTCCTATTAGGAGGAGCCTTGTGATACTATTGAGTATTATGTTGTATTACTCTTATATTCATTTGGGTAGGATTTTCTTTAAATAAGGATAATAAATCTTCAAAACCTCTTAGTATGTAACCTATAAAATGAATCATTTAGATTTAGTTGTGATTATTATTCTAACTAATTTGTAGGAGGATAAAATTAAGAGTAATTATGGGTATATAAGAATCCCTTCATTAGGATAGAGTGCATGTTCTAGTAGATGTATGAGTGATTAGGTGTGAGTGTTTCTTTCTTTTGGGAAGGTTTGGAGCATAATAAAAAGGTGGGTCCTTCTTGCTTATTATTTTGTATATTTAGAAATTATATTTGAATCTGAATTCAACACAATGATAGTAAaattttacatgataaaaatgGAAAAGAGAATGACCTATATCATTACAAAATAATCACATAATCCTTTTGGTTTTAACAAAATAGTAAGATAGTTAGACTAAGACAAAACAAATTTAGTAATATAAAATTAGCAGGAAAAACATAATGCTTATGTATAAGTAGATTTGATTTGAAAATCATAGATATCATCTTTAAGGAATGTTGATGCATGATTTAAACTCGGTTACTTATATACTTATAAAATTATTTAAGGAAGTACCATAGACATATAACTAATATTAACTATAGAATTTTTATGAATGAACAGTGTGAACATGATCACCCCTATGAAGATATTATGTATCCTAACTTCAATGTATTTAAAaatgtttcatttttttataatttgttttttCACTATAGCATAATGGTTTCACCTACTAACATCAACTTAGTAAAGTGGGTGGAAAATATAGACTCAAAAATTACAACCCTAAAAATTTTACTCTGTGTGCAATACTAATCTTAGTTTAAATCCCCTTAGAATGTTTTACAACCCATTAAATCTATTCCTCAAGTCATTTTTCCTCATCAATTGCTAAATTATAGCTCAGCTTCATCCAGCCCATTTTGTATATTTTTAGCAATGCGTGTATACATAATAATTAGTGGATGTGTATACATCCCatgataattaaattattttaagtaTGTTTTCTTCCATTTTTAAGCAAATAAAACCATTAAAATATTTTTTACTCTACTAACACCTCTCGTATCAAGCATAAAAAGAAGGTCCTTCTTGGTCATTGATTCTCATGGATTTCCTCTTGAGTATTTTTAACTTATCTTTAAAAATTTGTCTCATCTTCCTTTATACTTTACTTTTTTAATTTAAGTTCTATATTCTATCATTTTATTGTaggatttttattaatattttatcaatatttgcTTCATTATTATTAGAATAAATATCATTTCCTTCTCTATTCCCTTGACTAAATTTCTTCTTATGTTTTCTTCACTATTAGATATTTCCTCATTGTTGCTCCTCTTATTGTTCAAAGAGAGACCGATATTCATTATTTTCTTCATGATagaaatttcatgttcttatttattccttgcaaaaataatatcatctttcACTTGCTTTGTTAAAGAACTTTCAATATTAGTTACTTTTCTTCAAGTAAATTATTTGAAAGATCCTGCTAAGTtctcccctactattctaaagggcaagCCCCTCCATCAATATAGATTGAAAGAAGTCTGATTAGGCCTTTACTCTCATCCTCACCCTCCTTCCTATGGATACCGAAAGAGAGAGATAATATCTCTCCCCTACCTTAGAAAGAAAGGGCTTCCCCTTGACCCTCGAAAGAGGGATTGATTGAACTGAATGACTATCCTTCCTTCCCTTGAACCATGCTACCATGAGTCCACTAATACCTCACCCCCAACTCAATCACTCCAGAGAAATGTAGGGGCTCTACCACCCTAGTTTTGTATCCCCCCACCCGCCCCTACAATCGATCCGTAAATCTATCACCCACTTTGCGCCCAGGGAACCTAACCCCCCACAATTAATCTACCTCTCATGGCGCCCCCTAAATTCCTATTCTAAAGTTGTTTCTAGTTTCTACTCTATATTATTGTAACCTTATTGCTTATATGACTTTCTAGCAATACTAATGTAATCCACTTCCTTACTTTCCTTCTACAAACAGCAAcaataatatatttatcttgattttACTGTTGATATTTGCATTTTCATGTGTTATTTACCTTCTAACCTTAGAGATACTTAAACTAACTACACACATAGTCTTTATTGACTATTTattaaaattgaaatgattaaatgAAGCTTTGACCACAACACAAAGTTCTTATGTTGTTTCAATCAAATTTTGTATCCTAGATCTAGGCTATTGCATGAATTATCTATTTGGATTCAATGTTTCACTCTCAGCTTTGTATTCTAACCCTCTATTATGACTTAAGTAATTTATTTCAAACCTTTGAGTAGTAAACATTTTAGTTTCCAATTTCTAGCTTATGGACTTTTGTTCATTTGGTGGGTTCCTCAACCTCCATATGACATAGTAACATTTTTGTATATTGACaatgtttatgcacaaaagaaACAATAAGAAACCCAAAGAAAGAATTTAATCATATTTTAATAAGAAAAATCTTACAAATAATTTATTTCAGATTTTGTAATATATAATTACTAAACTAGATTTTGATTTCCTTATTTTTCTATATTCCTTTTCACATAAAATTACTAAATTTAAAATATCTTATTGTTGAAGCACTGACCATATTAATAATTCCCCAAATATAGACATAGTAAAATAATCATAAATGACCAAATGTTCTATATTTATCTTTATTAGATAACATCTCCCATGCCAccattttaaaaaataaagaaaaataattaaatatgtaATTCTTATATTAGTGACTCATTCATATTTCAATCTAAATATTAAATGTTAATACTATGTGAGAAGTACACTAGCACAAGTACTACTGCTACATGAAGGAGGCCAACAAAAATATAACTTCTCTGGCAATTTTCCATACATCAGGAGTATGAGACCAATTTTATCGACTTCAGCAGTATGggttctatgctacaaaatgtttAACATAAGCTGTGACAAACAATCACCCGAGGCGAGAATGCAAAAAGCTTTTTTATTTCAGAACAAAGCAAACTGCAGAAGCTGAAAGATGGACTCTACTTTAAATCACGAAAACTAAATATGAATGTACTCTTAATAACATATAACAGATTGATGATTAAAAACTCATCTTCCTGTTAAACTTATTGTACAAAATATGCCATCAATCAGCTGGTATTACGGTGATACGTCATTTGGTCCACAGCTTGATATTTTTCCAGCGAGACTCCATGCAAGGTGAAGCATTATTATTAGCGTACACTCCACACTTAAAAAAATGGTTGGCATGACCTCCGTCGTTAACCACTGCCTTCTGCGTCCCATCCACGAACACATTTATTTTCCCTTCCTCTGCATTGTGGATAACGTTGAGATGAATCCAGCGATCATAAATATCAGACGCCACCACTTGGTCATTGTAATGCCTAAGATTTCCATTGGAAACCAGCAGCATCATCGACGTGGCATGTTGAGCACCGCCGAAAACCTGCATCACGCACACTCCCGACGTTCCCTGCGGTACATACATGTCCCCCTCGAGCTGCCACACTCCCTCTGTATAGTCATGTCCCTGCGCCATATATTAtcattcaaattaaacaaacacatAATATCTTGGATCAGTTTATACAAAATTTTAGAGGAAAATGATTGATCAAATGTTTAACCTGAATGCGGATTTCTGTCCTGGGACTGGTATGACTGTCAGGATTTCTGTCCTGGGACTGGTATGACTGTCAGTAGAGTGGGGTTTGTCGTCTTTGTAAACCCACATGAAATGGACGCCATCAATGAAGCTATAGCGCTCGGATACCTCCTTATCATATGGTTTTTGTATGTCAAAATTATTCTCATTTAAAGCCACTTCTGTAAAGCCTTGAGTTGGATCTGCATTTGCACCtgcaatcaaaattaaaattgcaCTGAAAACACCTAAAATCTTCGCCATTAATAATTCTGAGGATATTGCTCAAATGTCTGTCTACAAGATGCAACCCTCTCCAAATTTATAGTGAGAGAAATACTAAAAACATTATAAGTGTATTTTTAATGTTTTCCGGATATTTTTTGTGACGACTTTGAAGCCAGTTGATACAAATAATCACGAAGAAATCCGTTGTGACGAAGAAGACGTTTGACATTCACAGGCTCCGAGGGCCTGCACAAGAAATCATTTCTATCCATTAATTTTACACAGTTAAGCTTTGTTCCTGACTATCCAAGATAATTGGTACTCGAATTTATCGCTTGTCAATAGAAAAACAACTTAGTTGAACAGATGGCACTCATCGAAACACCCGTAACATAGAAAAAACGAAAGGTTTACTGAACAAAAATGTACACTAATAGATGAGAATAGGGAATTGTTATTATATAATGTAACGTTTCTACTGCTTAAATTCTTACAAAATTTCTATTATGTCTCATCAACAACATCGTGATGTTAGATAGTAGTAAATCTATTGGGTTAATCGTATCTTTTGCCTTGGATTTTTTATTTATCTCGATGTGCTTATGTTTTTTTATAAAAGGGGATGACCGATCAATTATTCTTTGTCCATCCATTTATGAACTGTTTGTTGGAGAGGAACATCAGGAGATTGTATCTTTCAAATCTCTATTTCTACTTTTATGATCGAGATGAACAATCTTATAGTAGGAAAGAGTTTTAGGAAAGATAAATTATGGTATTGGGTAAGATGTTCAGTACATGAAATCACATAAACTTTGGAAAATAAAGTTGAAATTTAATAGTTAGATAACATACTTAATGTCTAACAAGTTAGAAATATGTTTTATAAGTTTGCAAGTTAATTTGTAGAATTGATAACTTAAATGGCTAAAAAAATGTATTTGTCATCTTGAATCAATTGATAAAACATCTAATTGTATGTATCATGTTGTACAATTTTCTATTTTAAtgctttaataataaaaaatttagtcTAAGTATCTAT is part of the Cryptomeria japonica chromosome 10, Sugi_1.0, whole genome shotgun sequence genome and harbors:
- the LOC131035463 gene encoding citrate-binding protein-like — translated: MTGAILRVTAAYFRRCNLQEDDTLPSEPVNVKRLLRHNGFLRANADPTQGFTEVALNENNFDIQKPYDKEVSERYSFIDGVHFMWVYKDDKPHSTDSHTSPRTEILTGHDYTEGVWQLEGDMYVPQGTSGVCVMQVFGGAQHATSMMLLVSNGNLRHYNDQVVASDIYDRWIHLNVIHNAEEGKINVFVDGTQKAVVNDGGHANHFFKCGVYANNNASPCMESRWKNIKLWTK